agagtgtagtgtttgtgtgtggaaaaaatggtgggggaattgtgtgtgtagtgttatttatagatgaatgtGGGAAAAAAACGGGCAGAAAAAAACggtaaatttttttattcagaattttaaaaaattttaaaaaatatcaaaaaatcgACGCCCACTCTCGTGCCGGCAAGTGGGCGTCATGCCTTTGCGCTagagctcgccacgtggcgctggcgcgtAGCGGGTTGTCCCGCCATCCCTCACCCCCACGAGCTAAGTGACAAGACGGAGCATCTACAGCGGCGTCTCGCTGCGGGCTCGTCTCGCCTGgacgagaccgagcccgcaGCGAGacgccgctgcggatgctctaacggATGCCAATATAACGagggatattggtctctaaaaccatgaactttgcctaaaatttggtatttgccatgaattttgaaattggtctataatatcacaaactttgcattttgtttggtattttccaaactcactcaaataagatattttcatcaATATCTTATTTTATGTAGACAACCGTGTTAtataccaattttaaagttcatgagAAATACTAGAGACCAATTTCCCATTCGTTATAAATACTCCATTATGATAATTCACTTCCTATCCATCCTGTTTTtctacataaaaataaataagaattcgtatatttttaaattaatatccCCTTCGAGCTTAAAGTATGCTCACGTTTCATAAATATCACGCATATTTTATAATGGCATTAATCCTCAATATATCAActctaaatttaaaaatattatcaaaagtaattaaagtctataaaaaaataaaaattcggaATGAGATAATCATATTTACCATGTACTAGCAAATGAAAAATCGAactaatcaaaataaaaacacgGCATTCGAAAAGACAAAAATGCCCTTACCAGAACATAACTGCCAAACGGTAAACCCGTTCAATGGAGCGATCCCAACAGTTCCACCATTTCCCTTCATCCAACTTTCAATCTTCTCCACTCTTTAATTATTAAACccaattttctctctccaaacacacacctatatatacacacacgcCATAATTCTAACACCGATGCACGTTCATTCAAATTAATAgccttcctctttctctctccctgcCGTCTGGTTTCTGagatttcattacatttctCAGGAACCCATTCTCGCATTAGGTCAATTCAATTCCCCCTTCATTTTTCCTTCAACGATCGAATCCATTGATCAATTTGTTTTCGATCATTTCCTTAATTTTAATGTTTTCTTGTTTGTGATTTATGGTCAGAGATATTAACAGGCGGGGAGATATTAATAAGCATCTGCAAATATGATTGAGGAATTAATTACCAGGAGCTTGATGTGGGGATTTTTTTTTGAATGTcaatttaatgttttttccATTTACagagtattttttaattctttttttttttgggtacaGCTTGGTGTTTGGATATGCATATCCTGCATTCCAATGTTTCAAAACTTTGGACAAAAGCAAGGTTACGGTTCCAGAACTCAGGTTTTGGTGCCAATACTGGTGAGGAATTTTCTCATATTCGAACAATGACACATATGTATGTGTCTAGTTGATGTAAAAAGATTAAAAACTATATGTAAAGGATGTTTATTTAATCTCATTTGCAGGGTAATTGTTGCGCTGATATCAATTATTGAAAAAGTCCTTGATATATTTGTTTCATGGTAAGTCATAATCAAAACACATGTTATACATTATGTTAGTATCATGTCACACTAACGATTCAATTTTATTTGAAGGGTCCCCTTTTACCGAGCGATAAAGCTACTAATGTACATATACTTGTGGCATCCCGGTACTAAGGTAAAAAAAATGTCTATCAATCCAGTAGGCTGATACATATTTATAGTTTTTTGATGTTTTGGGTTCAAATTATCGAAACTCATCCTAAGCTTGAATCGATTACATTAATAGGGGAGTACCTACATGTACGACACGGTTGTTCAACCGTATGTGTCGAAGCATGAACCAACAATAGATCGAGGTATATCCGAATTGAAGGAGAGAGCATGGAATTTGGCTCTTAGTTATTGGTACAAAAGCGCAGATATGAGCTCCAAAAAAGTTCTTGAATGCCTTCAATTATTGATGGCTCAAGCCATGAACGCTGCATTATCGCGCCCCCAATCACAGGTTCctcatttctattttcttcattttcaccgcaaattttcttctcttttgttttgttaatctcataagtagtagtactatatctTTTTCCTTTCCAAGTTTTAGGtttagaaagagagagagagataaaagagGGAATGACGCAACTTACAATTCTAAGTGTAAATAATTTGTGTCTAACAAAAATATAgaaactttaaatgattatgTGACAATTAGTAGATAATTACGTTTTTAAAATATAGTAGAAGCTTATATCCAACATATTTATTTAGGGTTCTAATGAATATAAGACCATGTATGTCAAGAGATTATATTATGTATAGCATACATGTTGTGTAGCTATCATTTCCAAGCATTCGAGTTTACTCCTCTTTTTAGCAAATGCGTGATTGCATATATACCTTGTTATAGAATCGATATCATTGAAATTGTTGTTTTAACTTGAAATATCATTAAACTCCTCTCATGGTGACTTAGTGTCTAAAAATTCGTGATACATACATACAAGTTGAtgaatactactattaaacaaAGTTCACTTATAATTCACGTGAATATGTTTACTCTACTAAGATATTGAATAATTGAAGTAATATTCTCCACTTGTATTATATCAATGTCCAACAATTCTCCTGTCCCTTAGTAATCCAAACATTATTCTCCACTTTGTTTATAATAATGTTCAAAACTTTCCACTTTCGCTTTTTACATGGTGGAGTGCACAAATTTACActtcaaatataaataaaatgttgATATATGCAATCGACATAATCCCCATTTAAAAGTTGTACATTTCCACATAAGTAGATAGTAGTAAAAAGATTCTTAATTTTTGTTATAGAGAGAGCACTAAACAAAAGTGTAACTATACTCTAAAAAACTGATTTCGGTTATTtgttaaaataaattgaatttggTGACAGGAGGGTAAATCCAAGTCCAACGACGGTGTAACGCCAACGCCGCCGAGCACGCCTTCTGGAGTCCTCAACCGAAACACTTCCGAGAAGTGGCGGCCGCCTGTTGGTCAGGCGGGAAGCGTGGACAGCCCTACCCCCAATTCGGCTAAGCAACATAAATCAGATAACGATCAGGATTTCCTTGCTGCCAGGGTCAGGCTCAGGAGCGTCAACAACAaagaaaactaaataattgaaTCCAATAGTTTAGGAATTAgtaggattttttttttgattcaGTGTGTTTTGCTTCTTGTAATTTCAATTCCTTTTTGCTGAATTCCAAATTGCGATTGAAGCACcgtaaaaaaatggaaattgtacatttttttgtgtgtgtgaattgtgaAATGTAAATGTGAAAACCGCACCGCCAAACACATTGTGGAAAACCGTCGCTATCTGGAGCAGCGGATCCACACAAATTGAAGCGTCCAATTGATTGCCCGAGCGACGCTGCGGCGTGCCTGGTCAAACAGGGCGGCGAGGCGCGGAAACAtaaggcggaggaagccgccgtCGGCGGAGCCGGAGGCGGTGGACATCGGCTGGAGGTACGCCCACGCCGCCTGCTTGACGAGGCGGTTCCGGATGCAGATGTCGGATCCGGCCTGCGCGGAGCTCGGCCGCGGCGAGTTCACCGCCGTCGTCGGGAGGAGATCCTTCAGCGAGGTGTAGCTCCTCGGATTAGGCTTGATTGACAGCAGCTCGAGATCGTCGGAAGACGAAGACGTTGTGGCGGAGGTCGTCGTCGACGAgctgtggtggtggtggagattgAGCTTCGGCGGCGCTACTACGATCGAGGAGGGGATTGAACTCCGGCGGCGGAGGAGCGGATGATCGCGAGGCTGCTGCGGTAGTGAAACGGCGACGTCTGCCATGGCgggttttcttttgttttgtgcGTTTAGTGGTTTGGAAAAATGTGTATTTCCTTATATGGTGGGGAGAGTTTCTGTcccatttattatttaattttattttgaattttcgtAATTGGAAAATGGAGTCACGCAAATTATTGGCTTTTGTATTTGTTAAGAAAAAGAATGATTGGcttatgtatgtatgtatgtatgtatgtggtCACTGTCTTAGGATGTGGTCTACTCCTTTTTGTTATTCAACtcctattattataatttaattgctTATATTCCGTGTCCAGTTGGtttgttgttattattttatttagtttttgtaTTAGTTGAGTTCCCAAATTGGAGGCTATCTGTCAATAATCAAACACTCttacaatattttataaaatgaggtTAAATTTAACTAGGCTATTTTGACCTTGGAATATTAAAAGTTGGCCATCATTTCAACTTAAAAAATATAagttgatttttatttatttttttcacaaaattcTCTGTCAATAAATTTAGCaatcaaattttcttttttattattatgggcccaatttttttttctcctcaGACCCTAGCTTCTACTTTGGGCCACCACTGGCGACCCAGGAATTTCGAATTTACGAACATTATTTTGTCCAGTGTTATCCATTCAAGAATTTGGACTATATAACTTCTGTTTGGGCCCAGTTTAATGAATTAGTGCTAATGGTGTTGGTCTTTTGAAAATGACTTCGAACTTTCTTCAGAAGAGACAACAATATTTGACTTATTCAATTCCGCTCGATTATTTGGAAAAATATTGTTTCAGGTATTTATGAATTTGCTTATGTTAGGGTACTTGTGaggtagtactataatttaaaatcataaataccttaaaaagaaaaaaaattgaagaaagatTCTTATTCATGCATCTAGCCAGCCAGAGCTTTGTTGTATTGTACCTACCAAGAACTGCAGCTCTGCCACAAGGCGGCGCAACCACACATTCCCTTCGTCCAAGCCTCCTCACGCAACTTTATCTCAAAATGTTAGAAGTGAATAAATTTTGTATGTTTTAatgtactagtattatttttatttcttggtgTTTTTAGAGTGGGGCATGCAAGGCTCTTTCTACAGCACTGCAATTGAACTCAGAAATATACTGTGTACCATTAGTATTTTGTGATATTTCAGTTATCCATGGCTTTGcttttcattttgagttgtgGTGAGATTATATATTGTTTTGTTGACGTTTATGTTTACACGATCCATGATCACTCAATGCATTCAAGTACTAAAGTCTAAATATTTGAATTCATCATATGTGTATTCGATTATTATTTGCAACGCAATGTTTtggaaaacaaaacaaatgatCGATGATAACTTGAGTATCATATGTATCTTTCAACAAATGTATCCTGAAATGGGCAGTTCCTGCCCTTTATCAACTAGGAGTATTAACAAAATGAAAAACCTAAATTTGTATGGAATAATGGAATGCATATTTCTTCAAGAAATGAGATTGTTAGGTATGCAAGAGGCAGTCCTCCAAGCTCTAGCATGCGCCTTTAGAATCTCCCTCGCTCTCTCTTTCGTCTTCGCCCCGCAGTCCACCTGCATCACCAGCCACAGCTTGGCCACCGCCCCGCTCTGCACCATCTCCACCAGCACCGCCGCCGTCGCCGAGTACCTCGACACCGAGTGCAGTATCCTGACCCCCCTCTCAGTCGCCGCCCCCGACACCCTCAGTATCTTCTTGGCCACCACGGCCAGCCCCGCCGCATGCCCCAGCAGCTCCGACCTCCCGTCCGCGCACTGGCACACCATCTCCAgcaccatcatcatcatctcgcACTCCCTCTTGTCAACCACGTCGAGGAGGAGATcgaccaccgccgccgccactcCCGCCTCCGCCGCCTTCATCCTGTTCCGCCCCCACGGGCACGCCGCGATAAGCACTTTCATCGCCGACTTCATTTCTTTTCTCGATATGTCTTTATCCTTTAGCATGTTATCGATTTCGGAGAAGAGCTCTGGTTTTAGTGAAATGAGGAGGGATGGTTCGGCGATTTCTGTGATTGATCTGAGGAGGTTGATGGCGAATACGCGTGGTTGGTAGGTGCCAAGCTGGAGAACTAGGGTTAGGGATTGGACGAAGGCGGGGGTGGAGAGGGGTTTGAGGGCGGATTCGGGGAGGTGGAGGGAGTGGAGGATGGAGAGGGCGTCGTCGGAGAAGGAGGATTTGGCGATGATGAGGGAGGCGAGGAAGGCGGGGGCGGGGGAGGAGGCGATGCAGCGGCGGTTGGTGAGGCTGTCGGAGGCGAGGGATTTGAGGGTTTGGAGGGATTTGGAttggaggtgggggagggaGGCTTGGGAGAGGATCCGGAGGAGGTGGGGTAGGGTGAGGGGTGGTTTGGGCGAGGGGAGGCGCTGGACGGCGTGGAGGGTGCACCATGACTGGATGAGGCGGCGGAGGGTGGTGTTCGGGGTGAGGTCGAGGTTGGGGAGGGGCTGTTTGGTGGCGGGGCAGgttgtgttttgttgagtgaAGAGCCATTGCTCGATGCTCTCTCTGTCGTaggtgattccggtggagagtGTAACGGGATCTCTCATGATGTCGAGCGTGATGGGGCAGAGGAAGTATGGTGGGATCTCGATCTCAATTTCAACTTCTCCCATTGATTCAATGGAGTTGAGTTTAAGTTAAgcagagagaataaagtagtaaAACGGTTTTGATATGTGAGTAAAAGAGGGATTGAAGAAGGTGAAGATATTTATTGctatttggatttggatttggatttggttttggttttggtttgggatgggctatatatatatatatatgtgtgtggaaagagagaggggagagagagaTTCAACTTTTGTCGAAGATAGAACACGGAAAAATTGTGTGGAGCATGCGTGTAGCTGGAAAAAGAGAGGGAGATGTGTGTTTGCATGTTTATTAAAGAGTATTTTGGGGGATTGGGATACGACTTTTCAAAGGTCAAATCTCCTAGTGGCATGTGTGTGACAGATTATTAGTATGACTTTCTATGAAGATGATAAAGGGAGCACGTGATGCTTCATTTGTTGCTCGtgcttaattttatttatttacagtTATGATATTGATGTAAGTGGATAGACTTGGCCAGCTTCCACGCCCAATCCCAATCCCAATCCCAATTCCATCCACTATTTACAGTGTGGATTATGGAATTTACGAAATCAAGATGGGTATTTTGCGATTCATACTTGGTTTTTCTGTTGCATGTGCATGCATCCTTTCCTGTCCATGATTAAAGTGCTTTCAAATTATACACATGTTCATTAATATCAATGACAATAATACGCTAATATATATACTAAATTATTAGTACAAAATTATTTACATCCTGACAGCTCAATTAATAAATGTGGCTAAAGTTATGTACCTTTAAATGCGTAGTTTAttcactttaattaaatttagcAGGATTGatcaattattaattaaaattattattatttacttAAAATGAACTCCCTCCATCCTGCTAAAAGTGTGTTTCTTTGAGGTAGGAAATATATATCAAGAGTTAAATGACCCTATTAATATGGAacgtatcaaaatgacaaaataactcttttactatggaacggatgaAGTAAGAGAgtatttgtgatttattttgtCATAAAGGGAAATTACTCATTTTTGGTAGGATGTTCCAAAAAGGAATGTGAATACTTATGGTGAGAGGAAggaaataatagtaatattactCGAGAATTTAATTAGTTCATTCTAATTATATTTAGTCATGATTTGTTAACTTTCAATTACTCCGTATTTACTATTATATTTACTAAAATATATTAATCACGGTTAGAATTTAATTGGAACCGATGTCTCAATATTCTTGTGTGATTCGACTCTAATTAATAAATGGAATTATCGACATTATGAGATACTAGAAGGTATTCTATCTAGAATTGAAACTTAAATAAAGAGGTTCGATTTAAGTGTATTTATTAGTGTGGCAACTACCcaagtatataaaaatagtaaCATGTGAGAATCACCAATATACACATGCTAATATAGAATGTGCAATAATGTGAAAATGAGACACCTAAACAAAGATGTGATGAAACAGAATTAAAGTTTTTAAGTTTTACATTCGGCATGACGACGACGATGCATGTATTTGGTTGCCGACAAGGATTGGTGGGTACAGTTAGAAAATGAGAAATTAATACTAACAAAAAAGGTTGGAAATGATTTCATATTTGGCTGTCTCCACCGTGCTGGGGGGTTCAATTGACCACGCCCACCACCTCGAATCGACTCCCATGCCGGTTGCAACTtcagtttttctatttttgtcaaCTCAATTTTAAACCTTGACTTTCTATTATaatcttaattaattttttttaatataaagtcAAAGTGGGGATTGCAGGAAGTAAAAgctaataaattaataataataataataataataatcgtaaaTTCCTGTACTTCAAATAATTGTAAGACGGAGTATGTCTAGTTGAAGTATACAGCTATTTGTAATTAGCTCAAATAAAAACCTCTAACAACTCAAATACAGTTATACAGATAGTTTAGTTTGAAGATTTCAACAATTTATTTGAACTGGATATAGAGCTTAATGTAGCAAGACTTagcaaattaattaatggagcTTAGACTAATTAAGGTTCCAAACTTAGAATTGTGCTTTAGAGGCAAAGTAAACGCCGGTGGCCATAAACGTATTGCGTGGGATCTTTATGACtaattccttttatttttcttgtttgtATAATAGCTTAATAAATTACGGCGCACATAGcttttttttatgttggaaTCACATGTTTCACGTCATATTTTGGACAAGAATTAATCTATGGGCCTACCTGTTATTAAAGCATGATTAGTACACGCAAGCAATTACGATGTGGACAGTTCTAATCTCCATATTTATTCAAATGAGAATATTATCTGAATAGTATAGTAGAAGTATTTGTTTTGTGTGCTATAATTTGAAGTATCGAAAACACATGAAATCGTCtagtattaaaaattatttacccCCTCTTTCAACCCACTGTCATGATCTCAATATTGGCGGTCTTAAAATATGACCCCAAACGTGAACCCAGATCTAGATACACGTAGTACATattaacaataacaataacaataacaataacaataacaataataataatagttattattattattattattatccaaTTTTATCCATGTGTTTTTATTATATCAGTTCAATAATTTTGTATATTCATTTTGTATTCATGTCGGatattttatacttttattttttttatttccgtAGAAGTTGAACTCCGTATCATTCATATTGTATCGTGCtaacataaataaaatcatactaTCACTTTTGTATTTATAATATTGTACTTTATGCCAACACGACAATGTGACACTAGCGAACATATCGGAAATGCATGCTACATGGATATATTATTACTGTAGTATGTGATTACAAAATgcacaaaaataatttaaacgAAGATTAAACACTATTAGCAATGTTCGGATTGTTGACTGCAACAGACATACAGACGTTTGAttttgtccgctttgggtcaagtccacggatttgtttttgggttaccccaaaaggcctcaaattGATAGGGGTTGGACaataattatatacacctttcaACTAACCTCAGACTCTTGACGTGGGATGAGTATTGAACCATTTAATCGAAATTTGAACTTGTTCAAAACATATTAAATCCAATACTTACGGTTTATGGAAGAAGCGTtcaattcatttatttatttatgaaaaccCACAGGGCAGATTATTTCCTATAGAAATTAAGTTGACGGATGAGATTTATTCCTACGACAGACCAGGTAAATATATTTCTTCTAAATCTTGACCAAGTGGATTACCAactttcaataaataaatatggtACGTGTTTCCAACTAAATGAAGATCGAGTAAATACAAATCAGATCTGGAAGCTTTATCATATGAAAAAATCGCTGAGTAAACAACATTAAGAATGAGTGTCTCGTGTATATTATTCCAAACAAAAATGTGAAGTGATTACTATAGATCGAGTAAATACAAATTGACTCGCATTTACGATAAATTTTCCCTATCaataaagatatattcaaatacaCACTTAAGTATAAAATAAAACCATACCTAACTTGGGTTTGCTTGACATCTTGGGATCCATATTTCTTGAAGATTAACTACGAAGTATATGTGAATTTCCAATTGTATTTGATATTTGAGAATCCTACTCCAATCTTGAATTTACCTTAAACAATTTGAAACAATGAAAGTACAACTGATATCTAAATCAACACAATTATAACAATTTCACCTAATGAATAAACTAGTCATTTTCACAAACTATTTTGCACAAGTGCACAATTTGCCCACTGCTTTGCTAGAGTATGAGAGTTGCCCTTgttaaaaagggaaaaaaaatcaTTGGAGAAACTACTAATTTGAAGACCACCTAAATAACTAGCAACACAGAAAACGTGACTGGTGTTAATAAGCATGGAATTTTACATAACAAATTGATCATTGGCATAATGGAATCGTTCCATGCGTCTTTTCTTCACACAAGCACACGATGGTTCAACACCAGAAACATACCGTTATTCATCAAAGTACTACAGAATCTGCAACCAAAGGCAGGACTTTTACAATGCTGCGTGGTAGATTTAGCGACTTTGAAAATATGACTGTGCCAACGAAAAGCACTTCTCCTCCTGCTTTTTGT
This sequence is a window from Salvia splendens isolate huo1 chromosome 14, SspV2, whole genome shotgun sequence. Protein-coding genes within it:
- the LOC121763987 gene encoding E3 ubiquitin-protein ligase PUB23-like, yielding MGEVEIEIEIPPYFLCPITLDIMRDPVTLSTGITYDRESIEQWLFTQQNTTCPATKQPLPNLDLTPNTTLRRLIQSWCTLHAVQRLPSPKPPLTLPHLLRILSQASLPHLQSKSLQTLKSLASDSLTNRRCIASSPAPAFLASLIIAKSSFSDDALSILHSLHLPESALKPLSTPAFVQSLTLVLQLGTYQPRVFAINLLRSITEIAEPSLLISLKPELFSEIDNMLKDKDISRKEMKSAMKVLIAACPWGRNRMKAAEAGVAAAVVDLLLDVVDKRECEMMMMVLEMVCQCADGRSELLGHAAGLAVVAKKILRVSGAATERGVRILHSVSRYSATAAVLVEMVQSGAVAKLWLVMQVDCGAKTKERAREILKAHARAWRTASCIPNNLIS
- the LOC121764391 gene encoding uncharacterized protein LOC121764391; this translates as MADVAVSLPQQPRDHPLLRRRSSIPSSIVVAPPKLNLHHHHSSSTTTSATTSSSSDDLELLSIKPNPRSYTSLKDLLPTTAVNSPRPSSAQAGSDICIRNRLVKQAAWAYLQPMSTASGSADGGFLRLMFPRLAALFDQARRSVARAINWTLQFVWIRCSR
- the LOC121763717 gene encoding putative HVA22-like protein g translates to MIEELITRSLILVFGYAYPAFQCFKTLDKSKVTVPELRFWCQYWVIVALISIIEKVLDIFVSWVPFYRAIKLLMYIYLWHPGTKGSTYMYDTVVQPYVSKHEPTIDRGISELKERAWNLALSYWYKSADMSSKKVLECLQLLMAQAMNAALSRPQSQEGKSKSNDGVTPTPPSTPSGVLNRNTSEKWRPPVGQAGSVDSPTPNSAKQHKSDNDQDFLAARVRLRSVNNKEN